One Cupriavidus taiwanensis DNA window includes the following coding sequences:
- a CDS encoding amidohydrolase family protein → MIVDFHVHAGQGDGMTGPWDTTAPLADYARRARQAGIAHSVLLPVFQSDYVQGNRDVAALARADPARFTGFAMIHAERDRARTHRMIEEAVLRLGLRGIKVHRHDAPIHRQVCDAARHWRLPVLYDPGGETGALRLLAQTHPEVAFVFAHLGSFADDWAAQRQVVDLIARYPNLFADTSGVRRFDVLEEAFRRAGPGKLLFGSDGPWLHPGLELAKLRALRPTPEAFARMAGGNALRLLARVALPARTSVRRNARTGLDAVQARHQTPPSFPRRRESSVL, encoded by the coding sequence ATGATCGTCGACTTCCATGTTCATGCCGGGCAGGGCGACGGCATGACGGGACCGTGGGACACCACCGCGCCGCTCGCCGACTATGCCCGGCGCGCGCGGCAGGCCGGCATCGCGCATTCGGTGCTGCTGCCCGTGTTCCAGTCGGATTACGTGCAAGGCAACCGCGACGTGGCGGCGCTGGCGCGCGCCGATCCCGCGCGCTTTACCGGCTTTGCGATGATCCATGCCGAACGCGACCGGGCACGCACGCACCGCATGATCGAGGAAGCCGTACTGCGGCTGGGCCTGCGCGGCATCAAGGTCCATCGGCACGATGCCCCGATCCACCGGCAGGTCTGCGATGCCGCGCGCCACTGGCGGCTGCCGGTGCTGTACGACCCCGGCGGCGAGACCGGCGCGCTGCGCCTGCTGGCCCAGACGCATCCCGAGGTGGCGTTCGTGTTCGCGCACCTGGGCAGTTTTGCCGACGACTGGGCGGCGCAGCGCCAGGTGGTGGACCTGATTGCGCGCTATCCCAACCTGTTTGCCGATACCTCGGGCGTGCGGCGCTTCGACGTGCTGGAAGAAGCGTTCCGGCGCGCCGGCCCCGGCAAGCTGCTGTTCGGTTCCGATGGCCCGTGGCTGCACCCGGGCCTGGAACTGGCCAAGCTGCGCGCGCTGCGTCCCACGCCGGAAGCCTTTGCGCGCATGGCGGGCGGCAATGCATTGCGCCTGCTGGCGCGCGTAGCGCTGCCGGCGCGAACCTCCGTCAGAAGGAATGCGCGCACAGGCCTTGATGCCGTTCAGGCAAGGCATCAAACACCACCGTCATTCCCGCGCAGGCGGGAATCCAGCGTCCTTTGA